In the genome of Paenibacillus pabuli, one region contains:
- a CDS encoding class I SAM-dependent methyltransferase gives MERSRVIEYYSRFDEWGRLDREPLEFIINMHYIRESLPAAGLVLDNGAGPGKYAMELAKLGYRVTLSDLTPASVNMARQKAKEMDLIQQFDGFHVLDATHLNGIADETYEASLMLGPLYHLQTEEERVAAVRELHRVTKRGGTVFVAMQSRMRMGITSLQFPQQWKPHDHMKAIRSFGEKGTFDHTDQGRFTGAYYFNIQDINPFMEQHGFETVDLIGSSSLRAMLTEEQQQYWKDRGEYEELIQYMIEAAKDPSILGISSHLLYIGKKK, from the coding sequence ATGGAAAGATCACGTGTGATTGAGTATTATTCCAGATTTGACGAGTGGGGAAGGCTGGATCGAGAACCGCTGGAGTTTATCATTAACATGCATTATATCCGAGAGTCACTTCCGGCAGCCGGACTTGTGCTGGACAATGGCGCAGGACCCGGAAAATATGCGATGGAGCTTGCCAAACTCGGATACCGTGTCACGCTGTCAGACCTGACCCCTGCATCTGTTAATATGGCCCGGCAGAAGGCAAAGGAAATGGATCTGATACAGCAGTTTGACGGATTTCATGTATTGGATGCGACCCATCTGAACGGTATTGCAGATGAGACATATGAGGCGTCTCTGATGCTGGGGCCGCTGTATCATTTGCAGACAGAAGAAGAGCGGGTGGCTGCTGTACGGGAGCTGCATCGGGTCACCAAGCGTGGGGGGACCGTGTTTGTAGCGATGCAGAGCCGGATGCGGATGGGCATTACGTCTTTGCAATTCCCGCAGCAATGGAAGCCACATGACCACATGAAAGCCATTCGTTCTTTTGGGGAAAAGGGGACATTTGATCATACGGATCAAGGACGGTTTACAGGAGCGTACTATTTCAACATTCAGGATATTAACCCATTTATGGAGCAGCACGGATTTGAGACAGTAGACCTGATTGGATCTTCCAGTCTGAGAGCTATGCTCACAGAAGAGCAGCAGCAATATTGGAAAGATCGCGGAGAATACGAAGAGTTAATCCAGTACATGATTGAGGCGGCCAAAGACCCGTCGATATTGGGAATCTCGTCTCATCTGCTGTACATTGGAAAAAAGAAATAA
- a CDS encoding YfbM family protein: MGMSGRYVVVTNELIESIKSGEVSVHDCSVDLDIDKMWQMVQFTLTGEMVYGEFPLGYVVPMSGEQYIGNYSDMDLFLLNNEQVLEAYMALEQLPPEELKKRFSLEQMVAEGVYPVMDDWDPEETFKEIVQTLDDIQALYQATAASGNGIIFYIF; this comes from the coding sequence ATGGGCATGTCCGGCAGATATGTTGTTGTCACCAATGAATTGATTGAATCCATTAAGTCAGGCGAAGTCAGTGTACATGATTGTTCGGTCGATCTGGATATTGATAAAATGTGGCAGATGGTTCAGTTTACATTGACTGGTGAAATGGTATACGGGGAGTTTCCCCTGGGGTATGTGGTCCCTATGTCAGGTGAACAATATATAGGTAATTATTCAGATATGGATCTGTTTCTCCTGAACAATGAACAGGTGCTCGAGGCGTATATGGCGTTAGAACAATTGCCACCTGAGGAGTTGAAGAAACGATTTAGCCTGGAACAAATGGTGGCTGAGGGCGTGTATCCTGTCATGGATGATTGGGATCCAGAAGAGACGTTCAAGGAAATCGTTCAGACACTGGATGATATTCAGGCTTTATATCAGGCAACGGCTGCAAGCGGGAACGGCATTATATTTTATATTTTCTAA
- a CDS encoding TetR/AcrR family transcriptional regulator, with protein sequence MKDHNSGSKESAHTVTTFQEARLQHSENLRQNIVQAAASLLQEHGPEAVTVRRVAERMECSTKIIYNLFGKKEGLAKYLYMEGCTLLSQSFEAVPQQASFENYFRDLAYAYWDFGITQSSFYQLMFGGSFAEFKPDAESLQGTATALKQITSLVAAAIEQGILKENDLLLAVRMIWAPLHGVVHLYLGGHIESEEAAKRLYDHTLSMVILSLVGVSSNG encoded by the coding sequence ATGAAAGATCACAATTCGGGTTCCAAAGAATCCGCTCACACGGTCACTACCTTTCAGGAAGCCAGACTCCAGCACTCCGAAAACCTGCGCCAAAATATTGTGCAGGCCGCCGCATCCTTGCTGCAAGAGCACGGTCCCGAAGCCGTCACGGTTCGGCGCGTGGCAGAACGAATGGAGTGCTCTACCAAAATCATATATAACCTCTTCGGCAAGAAAGAAGGGTTAGCCAAATACCTATACATGGAGGGGTGTACCCTCCTGTCCCAATCGTTTGAAGCCGTGCCTCAGCAAGCATCATTCGAGAATTATTTTCGCGATCTCGCTTATGCCTACTGGGATTTTGGAATTACACAATCCAGCTTCTATCAGCTGATGTTTGGCGGTTCATTTGCAGAATTCAAACCAGATGCAGAGAGTCTGCAAGGAACAGCAACTGCTCTCAAACAAATTACGTCCCTGGTTGCGGCCGCAATAGAGCAGGGAATCCTTAAGGAGAACGATCTCCTGCTTGCAGTCCGTATGATCTGGGCCCCTCTGCATGGTGTCGTCCATCTGTACCTGGGAGGCCATATTGAGAGTGAAGAAGCCGCCAAAAGGCTATATGATCATACGTTGTCCATGGTCATCCTTTCCCTTGTTGGGGTATCTTCCAATGGCTAA
- a CDS encoding copper amine oxidase N-terminal domain-containing protein, with protein MMVALTGCQAVGGVDIGKAVANSTTVKSGESKQSMHIKVEPAANLVDEDARQMIELINSVSLDIEDAKVKDSSTASVKGTLSTQGKKLPFHLSMDKSEMVIDVDGAQKPLYISLQDDTLPMLDTKALEKQIEELSPKLLSFALKHLSNPKNISVTPVQESVNGESLSLSKLHVEISGEELLAMVKPFLTSVAQDEQGLKDLIGDLYDVFYPILVTINSVDPGDGSALPSTISESRDAEIASLYETIKGGLDEILANYDKELNSLLTETPELKTVFGTETNLKLDFYLDSALNIRKQNYDFKVALPASEDLPIQSVSVYGDSELWNIGGPVTVDAVDKTAGAIDLMQGDITPGQMLRNFDSNSLVYQLLKDEAGITRKNIMLYPEDEYFGAITVKNTTFVPLRYLSEELDAEVKWTKGSDKIVVIDDITGAEIVLTVGSKKATVAGKEVTMVESAYVGKNGKTYVPLRFMAESLGASVDKEKETGWIFIDRP; from the coding sequence ATGATGGTTGCGCTTACGGGATGTCAAGCCGTAGGTGGCGTAGATATTGGTAAAGCCGTTGCCAACAGTACAACCGTCAAGTCCGGTGAATCCAAACAGTCCATGCATATAAAAGTTGAACCTGCAGCAAACCTCGTCGATGAGGATGCACGTCAAATGATTGAACTCATTAATTCCGTTTCATTGGATATTGAAGATGCCAAAGTGAAGGACTCCAGCACGGCGTCTGTCAAAGGTACACTAAGTACGCAAGGAAAGAAATTGCCTTTCCATCTGTCGATGGATAAATCGGAAATGGTCATTGATGTAGACGGAGCGCAAAAGCCTCTATACATATCGTTGCAGGATGACACACTTCCTATGCTGGATACAAAGGCGTTGGAGAAGCAGATCGAGGAGCTTTCCCCGAAATTGCTGTCCTTTGCGCTGAAGCATTTGTCCAACCCGAAAAATATTTCCGTAACCCCGGTACAGGAATCCGTTAATGGTGAATCGCTGAGCCTCTCCAAGCTGCATGTGGAGATCAGCGGGGAAGAGCTTCTTGCCATGGTTAAACCGTTTCTGACGAGTGTTGCCCAGGATGAGCAGGGGCTCAAGGATCTGATTGGGGATCTGTATGATGTGTTCTACCCTATCCTTGTTACGATCAACTCGGTTGATCCTGGCGACGGCAGTGCCTTGCCTTCTACGATTAGCGAATCACGGGATGCTGAGATTGCATCATTATACGAAACGATTAAGGGTGGTCTTGACGAGATTCTTGCCAACTATGACAAGGAACTCAACAGCTTGTTGACCGAAACGCCTGAATTGAAGACGGTGTTCGGAACAGAGACCAATCTCAAATTGGACTTTTATCTGGACAGCGCACTGAATATCCGTAAACAGAATTATGATTTCAAAGTAGCGCTGCCTGCTTCTGAGGATCTGCCGATCCAATCGGTATCCGTATATGGTGACAGCGAACTGTGGAATATTGGTGGACCCGTAACTGTGGATGCCGTGGACAAAACGGCTGGTGCAATTGATCTGATGCAGGGAGATATCACGCCAGGTCAGATGCTGCGCAATTTTGATTCCAATTCACTTGTGTATCAGCTGTTGAAAGATGAAGCGGGAATCACCCGCAAAAATATTATGCTGTATCCGGAAGACGAATATTTTGGCGCAATCACCGTTAAAAATACGACCTTTGTTCCTCTGCGCTACCTTTCCGAGGAATTGGATGCTGAAGTGAAATGGACCAAAGGGTCGGATAAAATCGTCGTTATTGACGATATCACCGGTGCTGAGATTGTCCTGACTGTAGGTTCCAAGAAGGCAACCGTTGCAGGCAAGGAAGTAACGATGGTTGAATCCGCTTATGTGGGCAAAAACGGTAAAACCTATGTCCCGCTGCGCTTTATGGCAGAATCTCTTGGGGCATCTGTAGATAAGGAAAAAGAAACAGGTTGGATTTTCATCGACCGGCCATAA
- a CDS encoding DUF4179 domain-containing protein, giving the protein MKHTENLLSRHLKNDADIRYPDFDAMWDQIGQDQERCPELHVSENKAYVPQHFKWKKTALIGTAAVILMATPVYAAVHYNWGDLLNHRSGIQNAMQKELGQKLNQSVTVKGVTLTLDTAFSDDNRTVILYSLDPGKYKGDTVRFPSIGLRDESGKLIKGRYYHVLDQTEGKFKGYFETEWTPSEKEANVDFTVGGIQVLVPEEKEITLDPLQPQSQVFHINKDGLGELVVSAFNEKQNKMMLSTSLTFDQAEVRDYAFPYIKIYDQKGQMVEENAPSINGKPGEHGEYISEQFYNLETLKQQASSYVLAYSKEDSKMDQSLDIGIRLDKTEMLSGTSKRVLNIPLDQQSDGVIVKEAIITPTQIRVTLAHNEPFLQLPYLRYTLDVNGAKLDGGVWLSEDSKHEQELRFEVSAGLEINPDTPMTLYAHHKVNYFEGEFEPVTLSAISEKPQYLDSNLGGSIIHWTYYRKDGDLYVERYSDDLHFGGINQTYTIQKGKRSYGTPAKTQFAGDGKNLGIDRYEKYSSDTAIVYPWMYSTEEPEREVAVQLEEKKK; this is encoded by the coding sequence GTGAAGCATACGGAAAATCTGTTGTCTCGTCATCTGAAAAATGATGCAGATATTCGCTATCCCGATTTCGATGCCATGTGGGATCAGATAGGGCAGGATCAGGAGCGCTGCCCTGAACTTCATGTATCAGAGAATAAAGCATATGTGCCACAGCACTTCAAATGGAAAAAGACTGCACTGATCGGAACCGCTGCAGTTATTCTCATGGCGACGCCGGTATATGCAGCAGTCCACTATAATTGGGGTGATCTTTTAAATCACCGCAGTGGTATCCAGAATGCCATGCAAAAGGAGCTTGGACAGAAACTGAATCAGTCCGTGACAGTAAAAGGGGTAACATTAACGCTGGATACAGCCTTTTCCGATGATAATCGCACGGTTATTTTGTATTCTCTGGACCCTGGTAAGTATAAAGGTGATACCGTAAGATTCCCTTCTATTGGCCTGCGGGACGAGAGCGGCAAGCTGATCAAAGGCAGGTACTATCATGTTCTTGATCAGACCGAGGGCAAGTTTAAAGGGTACTTTGAGACGGAGTGGACACCATCAGAAAAAGAAGCAAATGTTGACTTCACTGTAGGTGGAATCCAAGTGTTAGTTCCTGAAGAAAAGGAAATTACCCTAGATCCTTTACAGCCACAATCCCAGGTGTTCCATATCAACAAGGATGGTTTGGGTGAACTTGTAGTGAGCGCATTCAACGAGAAGCAAAATAAGATGATGTTGTCTACATCATTAACCTTTGATCAAGCAGAGGTTCGTGACTATGCCTTTCCGTATATAAAGATATACGATCAGAAAGGACAGATGGTAGAGGAGAATGCACCGAGTATAAACGGTAAGCCTGGAGAACATGGTGAATATATATCAGAACAGTTCTATAACCTGGAGACGTTGAAGCAACAAGCATCATCGTATGTGCTTGCTTACAGTAAAGAAGATAGCAAAATGGATCAATCGCTGGATATCGGTATTCGTCTGGATAAAACAGAGATGCTTAGTGGTACGAGTAAAAGAGTGCTGAATATCCCTCTGGATCAGCAATCGGATGGAGTGATCGTTAAGGAAGCGATCATTACACCTACCCAAATCAGGGTGACCCTTGCCCATAATGAACCGTTCTTGCAACTACCCTATTTGAGATACACACTTGATGTGAATGGTGCCAAGCTAGATGGAGGAGTATGGCTGTCAGAGGATTCGAAGCATGAACAGGAACTACGTTTTGAAGTGAGCGCTGGTCTGGAAATCAATCCAGATACACCAATGACTCTTTATGCCCATCATAAAGTCAATTATTTTGAGGGTGAATTTGAGCCAGTTACGTTATCCGCGATTAGTGAGAAACCACAGTACCTTGATTCAAATCTGGGCGGTTCTATAATCCATTGGACATACTACCGCAAGGACGGTGATTTGTACGTGGAGAGATATAGTGATGATCTGCATTTTGGGGGAATTAATCAGACCTATACGATTCAAAAGGGAAAACGAAGTTATGGTACTCCGGCCAAAACTCAATTTGCCGGTGACGGAAAAAACCTGGGCATTGATCGCTATGAGAAGTACTCATCGGATACGGCAATCGTATATCCGTGGATGTACAGCACAGAAGAACCGGAGCGTGAAGTAGCTGTGCAACTGGAAGAGAAAAAGAAGTAG
- a CDS encoding cellulase family glycosylhydrolase, giving the protein MNPPSYQFVLKLVCITLCLLILLPLPASAAKSELARQHETTAFGPLQTYVNGMQPGWNLGNSLDTVGPDETNWGNPRVTRELIQQIAAQGYRSIRIPVTWDGHIGAAPDYTVDPAYMARVQEVVRWALDANLYVVVNVHHDSYLWISQLETDHDQVLSRYKAVWTQIAKQFKDEPRKLMLESVNEPRFNRGATNAGDMGSGSNIDEARQLELLHELNTAFVKLVRETGGNNGERPLVLPTLEGSPTQVRLDSLHQTIAGLKDHNLIATVHYYGYWPFSVNIAGHTTFDTDTKNDAASTFNNVYNTLVVQGIPVIVGEYGLLGFDKHTDVIEQGEKLKYFEFIGHELKEKKIASMLWDNGQHLNRQTFQWADPDLFQMIQASWAGRSAVGESDLLYFRQGSPVEDRQLTIKLNGKKLVALYAGEQLLQAGTDYSFRGNTLTIKAAALSRMICSSGKLGNNGIFTAKFNQGAEWKWNMIVSTKPELGHATGTVDSISIPTHFQGDQLATMEAVYTSGENTTPQDWTPFKEFLTTFAPSYATNEIKLQPDWLKELHDGQIELTFHFWSGEVIHYTLIKNGNQVSGEVQN; this is encoded by the coding sequence ATGAACCCACCTAGCTACCAATTCGTCCTGAAGCTTGTTTGCATCACCTTATGTCTGTTGATTCTGCTTCCTTTACCCGCATCTGCTGCCAAGTCTGAACTTGCCAGACAGCATGAAACGACGGCTTTTGGTCCGCTTCAGACCTATGTCAACGGAATGCAGCCTGGATGGAACCTGGGGAATTCTCTGGATACCGTTGGACCCGATGAAACGAATTGGGGCAATCCGCGAGTTACCCGTGAACTGATACAGCAGATCGCTGCCCAGGGATATCGGAGCATTCGCATTCCCGTCACTTGGGATGGACATATCGGGGCCGCACCTGATTACACGGTCGATCCGGCATACATGGCACGTGTTCAGGAGGTTGTCCGATGGGCGCTGGACGCCAACCTCTATGTCGTCGTGAACGTTCACCATGATTCCTATCTCTGGATCAGCCAACTGGAGACGGACCATGATCAGGTGCTCTCCCGTTATAAAGCAGTATGGACTCAGATTGCCAAACAGTTCAAAGATGAACCACGTAAGCTGATGTTGGAGAGTGTTAACGAACCACGCTTTAATCGGGGAGCTACGAATGCCGGAGACATGGGCTCAGGGAGCAATATTGATGAGGCGCGGCAGCTGGAGCTTTTGCATGAATTGAACACTGCATTTGTTAAGTTGGTACGGGAAACAGGTGGAAATAACGGCGAGCGCCCGTTGGTCCTGCCTACGCTGGAAGGTTCGCCAACACAGGTGAGACTGGATAGTTTACATCAGACGATAGCCGGGCTGAAGGATCACAACCTGATTGCTACGGTGCATTATTACGGATATTGGCCGTTCAGCGTTAACATTGCAGGGCATACCACCTTTGATACGGATACAAAAAATGATGCGGCCAGCACGTTCAATAATGTGTACAACACGCTGGTTGTTCAAGGTATTCCGGTTATTGTGGGCGAATACGGCCTGCTCGGTTTTGACAAACATACCGATGTCATCGAACAGGGAGAGAAGCTGAAATATTTTGAATTCATCGGTCATGAGCTAAAAGAAAAAAAGATTGCATCCATGTTATGGGACAACGGTCAGCATCTGAATCGGCAAACTTTCCAGTGGGCTGACCCGGATTTATTTCAGATGATCCAAGCTTCCTGGGCAGGACGTTCTGCCGTAGGAGAAAGCGATCTGCTCTATTTCAGACAAGGTTCGCCTGTGGAAGATAGGCAATTGACAATCAAGTTGAACGGAAAAAAGTTAGTTGCCCTGTATGCAGGCGAACAATTGCTGCAAGCTGGCACGGATTATTCGTTCCGTGGTAACACGTTAACCATCAAAGCCGCTGCGTTATCCCGGATGATCTGCTCAAGCGGGAAGCTTGGGAACAACGGGATATTCACTGCGAAGTTCAATCAGGGCGCAGAATGGAAATGGAATATGATCGTGTCTACGAAGCCCGAGTTGGGCCACGCAACAGGTACGGTAGACAGCATCTCCATTCCCACCCATTTTCAAGGTGATCAGCTTGCCACGATGGAGGCTGTGTATACATCCGGTGAGAATACAACACCGCAGGACTGGACACCGTTCAAAGAGTTTTTGACCACATTTGCTCCCTCTTATGCAACCAACGAGATTAAACTACAGCCCGATTGGCTCAAAGAACTGCACGACGGACAGATCGAGCTGACATTTCACTTCTGGAGTGGTGAGGTCATTCACTACACCCTGATTAAGAACGGAAATCAGGTGAGTGGAGAAGTACAGAATTAA
- a CDS encoding LLM class flavin-dependent oxidoreductase, with translation MEIGISTFVETNPDVKTGELISHAQRIRDVVEEIVLADQVGLDVYGVGEHHRADYAASSPAVILAAAASQTKNIRLTSAVTVLSSDDPVRVFQDFATLDGISNGRAEIMAGRGSFIESFPLFGYDLNDYDELFDEKLDLLLKLRDSEKVTWEGKHRPSFNNLGIYPRPVQEKLPVWIGSGGNQESVVRAGLLGLPLVLAIIGGRPVQFAPLVELYKKAAAHAGHDASKLTVASHSHGFIADTTDEAVEKFFPPAQAVMNILGRERGWGHYSRATFDAARSLEGALYVGDVDTVAQKIIYLRKEVGITRFMLHTPLGTMPHEDVMRAIELLGKEVAPKVRAEISRWEAENETAR, from the coding sequence ATGGAAATCGGAATCAGTACATTTGTGGAGACGAACCCGGATGTAAAAACAGGAGAACTTATAAGTCATGCACAGCGTATTCGCGACGTTGTTGAAGAGATTGTTTTGGCAGATCAGGTGGGGCTGGATGTGTATGGCGTTGGAGAACACCATCGCGCTGACTATGCCGCTTCATCACCAGCTGTCATTCTGGCAGCTGCAGCTTCACAGACCAAAAATATCCGCCTGACCAGTGCAGTTACGGTGCTGTCATCGGATGATCCAGTACGGGTATTTCAGGATTTTGCAACACTCGACGGCATTTCGAACGGACGTGCGGAGATTATGGCAGGGCGGGGATCATTCATCGAATCGTTCCCATTGTTTGGCTATGATCTGAACGACTATGATGAGCTATTTGACGAGAAATTGGATTTGCTGCTCAAGCTGCGTGATTCAGAAAAAGTAACCTGGGAAGGCAAACACCGCCCTTCCTTTAACAATCTGGGCATTTACCCGCGCCCGGTACAGGAAAAACTGCCAGTATGGATCGGCAGTGGCGGTAATCAGGAATCGGTTGTCCGCGCAGGTCTGCTTGGATTACCGCTTGTACTCGCCATTATTGGTGGTCGTCCTGTTCAATTTGCACCACTGGTGGAACTGTACAAGAAAGCAGCCGCACACGCGGGACATGATGCTTCCAAGCTGACTGTGGCTTCTCACTCTCATGGGTTCATCGCGGATACAACCGATGAAGCGGTAGAGAAATTTTTCCCACCAGCTCAAGCGGTTATGAACATACTGGGCCGGGAACGTGGCTGGGGACACTATAGCCGTGCAACCTTTGACGCTGCACGTAGTCTGGAAGGCGCATTGTATGTGGGTGATGTGGATACCGTTGCTCAGAAGATTATCTACCTGCGCAAAGAAGTGGGTATCACACGCTTCATGTTACACACTCCCCTCGGCACGATGCCGCATGAGGATGTAATGAGAGCCATTGAGTTACTCGGTAAAGAGGTAGCGCCGAAAGTTCGTGCTGAAATCTCGCGTTGGGAAGCTGAGAACGAAACCGCACGTTAA
- a CDS encoding SDR family NAD(P)-dependent oxidoreductase: MKRVQNQWVLITGASSGIGQTFALEMASKGKHVVLVARTESKLRQLAERIERTYHVKTEVIVADLSQADAPQHVYEECMNRGIQVNVLINNAGFATHGMFEQVDGARQQEEIMLNVLAVMNMTHLFLPDMLQKRNGTVINVSSTAAFQPDPYMAVYGATKSFVLSFTEALYEENRKRGVQFLALCPGATETSFFDVVNAEEASVGKRDTPEHVVEVAMKALESGKPYAVPGASNYWTAQFARLMPRRQMLRIVGGMLRPRSKNGKPQKAQA, from the coding sequence ATGAAGCGGGTTCAGAATCAATGGGTACTCATTACGGGGGCTTCTTCAGGAATTGGACAGACTTTTGCATTGGAGATGGCGTCAAAAGGCAAACATGTGGTCCTGGTGGCCCGAACGGAATCCAAATTGCGCCAATTGGCAGAACGGATTGAACGAACCTATCACGTAAAGACGGAAGTGATTGTAGCGGATCTATCCCAAGCGGATGCACCACAACACGTTTATGAGGAATGTATGAATCGGGGTATACAGGTCAATGTATTAATCAACAATGCGGGATTTGCCACGCATGGAATGTTTGAGCAGGTGGATGGTGCACGGCAACAGGAAGAGATCATGTTGAATGTGCTCGCGGTCATGAACATGACCCATCTTTTCCTGCCAGACATGCTGCAAAAACGGAACGGTACCGTCATCAATGTTTCTTCAACGGCTGCTTTTCAACCCGATCCATACATGGCTGTATATGGGGCTACGAAATCTTTCGTCCTTTCTTTTACCGAGGCGTTGTATGAAGAGAACCGAAAACGGGGCGTACAGTTTCTGGCCCTGTGTCCCGGTGCAACGGAGACCTCATTCTTTGATGTCGTCAATGCCGAAGAGGCTTCAGTAGGCAAACGGGATACACCTGAGCATGTTGTGGAAGTGGCGATGAAGGCGTTGGAGTCAGGCAAGCCGTATGCAGTGCCAGGTGCCTCCAATTACTGGACGGCCCAGTTCGCCCGCCTTATGCCGCGCAGACAAATGCTGCGCATTGTAGGGGGTATGCTTCGGCCTCGGTCAAAGAACGGCAAGCCGCAAAAAGCACAGGCTTAA
- a CDS encoding DUF4385 domain-containing protein: MKKFDYSLNYDELDLRKQPELYTVGRGEQGVLMVEPYKSEILPHWRFKTPEIATESSQMIYELFLEYKKKDDFVGMDMARKFLQMGYTRARRYTNHKGGRKYSKEDGSILPYQNDKVKAEAAAIFKAQWEIAKTDPDYVRMKQKHREKYESENA, encoded by the coding sequence ATGAAAAAGTTTGATTACAGCCTCAATTACGATGAGCTTGATCTGCGCAAGCAGCCAGAACTGTATACCGTTGGTAGGGGAGAGCAAGGGGTATTAATGGTGGAGCCCTACAAAAGCGAAATTCTACCGCACTGGCGGTTCAAAACACCTGAAATTGCGACAGAATCCTCGCAGATGATCTACGAACTATTTTTGGAGTATAAGAAAAAGGATGACTTTGTCGGTATGGATATGGCGCGCAAGTTTCTGCAAATGGGCTATACGCGGGCAAGGCGGTATACGAATCATAAAGGTGGACGCAAATATTCTAAGGAGGACGGCTCCATCCTGCCTTATCAGAACGATAAGGTAAAGGCTGAGGCGGCAGCCATTTTCAAAGCTCAATGGGAGATCGCCAAAACGGACCCGGATTATGTGAGAATGAAGCAGAAACATCGGGAGAAGTACGAGTCGGAGAACGCATAG
- a CDS encoding zinc ribbon domain-containing protein YjdM, translating into MSNLPNCPKCNSEYTYEDGNLLVCPECAHEWALASEQENTEETKVVRDSNGNVLNDGDTVTVIKDLKVKGSSLVVKQGTKVKNIRLIDGDHDIDCKIDSLGAMKLKSEFVKKI; encoded by the coding sequence ATGTCTAATTTGCCTAACTGCCCCAAATGTAATTCCGAATACACTTACGAGGACGGTAACCTGTTGGTGTGTCCAGAATGTGCGCACGAATGGGCGCTAGCGTCCGAACAAGAAAATACGGAAGAAACGAAAGTAGTACGTGATTCGAATGGTAATGTGTTGAATGATGGCGATACCGTTACGGTCATTAAGGATTTGAAAGTGAAAGGCAGCTCGCTGGTAGTTAAGCAGGGCACCAAAGTCAAAAACATCCGTCTGATTGACGGTGACCATGACATCGATTGCAAAATCGACAGTCTGGGCGCGATGAAGTTGAAGTCCGAGTTTGTGAAAAAAATCTAG
- a CDS encoding RNA polymerase sigma factor, whose protein sequence is MNEKELFEMYNKDVYRTCYYMLHHAQDAEDVCHDVFITVFRQDWQKVEYMKTWLMRITVNHCLNFLKKERTAKQREKKQFILTPQRIADPVDTLIEHVEESEVWAQWVHELPEKIRSAILLRYMNELSLSEAAEILEVPLGTVKSRVYKGIRLLRKKWDQARKQHQKGEMYSEAYGKSVVSSSEK, encoded by the coding sequence TTGAACGAAAAGGAATTGTTTGAAATGTACAACAAGGATGTGTACCGAACCTGCTACTACATGCTCCACCATGCTCAGGATGCAGAAGATGTATGCCACGATGTCTTTATTACGGTGTTTCGTCAGGATTGGCAGAAGGTTGAGTACATGAAGACATGGCTGATGAGAATTACGGTGAATCATTGTCTTAACTTTCTGAAGAAGGAGCGCACAGCCAAGCAGCGGGAGAAAAAGCAGTTTATTCTCACGCCTCAACGAATCGCTGATCCGGTTGATACGTTGATCGAGCATGTGGAGGAGTCCGAGGTCTGGGCACAATGGGTTCATGAGCTGCCTGAGAAAATACGTTCAGCGATTCTGCTGCGTTATATGAATGAATTAAGTTTATCCGAAGCTGCAGAGATTCTTGAAGTACCACTGGGTACGGTGAAGTCAAGAGTTTATAAGGGAATTCGATTGCTTAGGAAAAAATGGGATCAAGCCAGAAAGCAACATCAGAAAGGGGAAATGTATAGTGAAGCATACGGAAAATCTGTTGTCTCGTCATCTGAAAAATGA